A window of the Citrus sinensis cultivar Valencia sweet orange chromosome 9, DVS_A1.0, whole genome shotgun sequence genome harbors these coding sequences:
- the LOC102630748 gene encoding alpha-copaene synthase-like isoform X2 yields MALQDSEVPASILNATGGNRPTASYHPTLWGEKFLDCSSADDSVAMDPTIDQDEFEGLKQKIKNMLNSPTDKSFQKLSLIDAVQRLGVAYHFEREIEDELEKLSHDEYDGNDVHTVALRFRLLRQQGYRISCDIFSGFKDDQGKFKVSLINDVTGMLSLYEAAHLRIHGEDILDDALALTTSHLESMVTQVSPQLSDEILHALNRPIRRGLPRLEAIYYINLYSQDDSKDKAILLKFAKLDFCMLQGIHRKEWWKNLDVEINLPYARNRVVECYFWAMGVYFEPRYSFARKILSKVIAMASILDDTYDAYGILEELELFTNAIKRWDISNIDVLPKYMKLIYQGLLDVFGEAEEEISKEGQTYCMSYVIQAVNKVVQAYFEEAKWCSEGYFPKVEEYMQVSLVTTCYHMLATASFLGMGKIADKQAFEWISNYLKIVKASQVICRLMDDIVSHEFEQKRKHVASGIECYMKQHGVSDEEVIKVFRKEISNGWKDINEGFLKPTEVAMPLLERILNLARVMDVIYKDDDGYTNSYVIKDYITTLLEKPVPF; encoded by the exons ATGGCACTTCAAGATTCAGAAGTTCCTGCTTCCATTCTGAATGCTACAGGCGGCAACCGTCCCACAGCTAGTTATCATCCCACCCTCTGGGGGGAAAAATTCCTTGACTGTTCTTCTGCTGACGACTCTgtg GCAATGGATCCCACAATTGATCAAGACGAATTTGAAGGActtaagcaaaaaataaagaacatgTTAAACTCACCAACCGATAAGTCTTTCCAAAAATTGAGCTTGATTGATGCCGTCCAACGCTTAGGAGTGGCTTACCATTTTGAGAGGGAGATAGAAGATGAACTAGAGAAACTATCTCATGATGAGTATGATGGCAACGATGTACACACCGTTGCTCTTCGATTTCGGTTACTCAGACAACAAGGATATCGCATATCCTGCG ATATTTTTAGCGGTTTCAAAGATGATCAAGGAAAGTTCAAGGTATccttaattaatgatgtgacCGGCATGCTAAGTTTGTATGAGGCTGCACATCTTCGCATTCACGGGGAAGATATCCTGGATGATGCCCTAGCTCTCACTACTTCTCACCTGGAATCAATGGTTACTCAAGTAAGCCCTCAGCTTTCTGATGAAATACTTCATGCGTTGAATAGGCCAATCCGCAGAGGCTTACCAAGGCTGGAGGCAATCTATTACATCAACCTCTACTCACAAGATGATTCAAAGGATAAAGCAATATTACTAAAGTTTGCAAAACTAGATTTTTGTATGCTTCAAGGAATTCACCGCAAGGA GTGGTGGAAAAATTTAGATGTTGAAATAAATCTGCCATATGCTAGAAACAGAGTTGTAGAATGCTATTTTTGGGCAATGGGAGTGTATTTTGAGCCTCGATACTCCTTTGCAAGAAAGATATTGTCCAAAGTAATTGCAATGGCATCCATTTTAGATGATACCTACGACGCCTATGGCATACTTGAAGAACTTGAGCTCTTTACAAATGCTATCAAAAG GTGGGATATTAGCAACATAGATGTACTTCCGAAGTACATGAAACTGATTTATCAAGGACTCTTGGATGTTTTTGGTGAAGCTGAGGAGGAAATCTCAAAGGAAGGACAGACATATTGCATGTCATATGTCATACAAGCG GTGAACAAAGTAGTCCAAGCCTACtttgaggaagccaagtggTGCAGTGAAGGTTATTTTCCAAAAGTGGAGGAGTATATGCAAGTTTCACTTGTGACAACTTGCTATCATATGCTGGCAACGGCTTCTTTTCTTGGCATGGGAAAGATTGCTGATAAGCAGGCCtttgaatggatctccaaTTACCTTAAAATTGTGAAAGCCTCCCAAGTTATTTGCAGACTTATGGATGATATAGTGTCTCATGAG tttgaacaaaaaagaaagcatGTTGCCTCGGGTATTGAATGTTACATGAAGCAGCATGGCGTCTCTGATGAAGAGGTAATTAAAGTATTCCGCAAAGAAATATCAAATGGATGGAAAGATATAAATGAAGGATTCCTGAAACCAACAGAAGTGGCAATGCCTCTCCTTGAGCGCATTCTCAATCTTGCACGGGTGATGGATGTTATTTACAAGGATGATGATGGCTACACCAACTCTTATGTGATCAAAGACTACATCACCACATTGCTTGAGAAGCCTGTTCCCTTTTGA
- the LOC102630748 gene encoding alpha-copaene synthase-like isoform X1, with product MALQDSEVPASILNATGGNRPTASYHPTLWGEKFLDCSSADDSVAMDPTIDQDEFEGLKQKIKNMLNSPTDKSFQKLSLIDAVQRLGVAYHFEREIEDELEKLSHDEYDGNDVHTVALRFRLLRQQGYRISCDIFSGFKDDQGKFKVSLINDVTGMLSLYEAAHLRIHGEDILDDALALTTSHLESMVTQVSPQLSDEILHALNRPIRRGLPRLEAIYYINLYSQDDSKDKAILLKFAKLDFCMLQGIHRKELSIITEWWKNLDVEINLPYARNRVVECYFWAMGVYFEPRYSFARKILSKVIAMASILDDTYDAYGILEELELFTNAIKRWDISNIDVLPKYMKLIYQGLLDVFGEAEEEISKEGQTYCMSYVIQAVNKVVQAYFEEAKWCSEGYFPKVEEYMQVSLVTTCYHMLATASFLGMGKIADKQAFEWISNYLKIVKASQVICRLMDDIVSHEFEQKRKHVASGIECYMKQHGVSDEEVIKVFRKEISNGWKDINEGFLKPTEVAMPLLERILNLARVMDVIYKDDDGYTNSYVIKDYITTLLEKPVPF from the exons ATGGCACTTCAAGATTCAGAAGTTCCTGCTTCCATTCTGAATGCTACAGGCGGCAACCGTCCCACAGCTAGTTATCATCCCACCCTCTGGGGGGAAAAATTCCTTGACTGTTCTTCTGCTGACGACTCTgtg GCAATGGATCCCACAATTGATCAAGACGAATTTGAAGGActtaagcaaaaaataaagaacatgTTAAACTCACCAACCGATAAGTCTTTCCAAAAATTGAGCTTGATTGATGCCGTCCAACGCTTAGGAGTGGCTTACCATTTTGAGAGGGAGATAGAAGATGAACTAGAGAAACTATCTCATGATGAGTATGATGGCAACGATGTACACACCGTTGCTCTTCGATTTCGGTTACTCAGACAACAAGGATATCGCATATCCTGCG ATATTTTTAGCGGTTTCAAAGATGATCAAGGAAAGTTCAAGGTATccttaattaatgatgtgacCGGCATGCTAAGTTTGTATGAGGCTGCACATCTTCGCATTCACGGGGAAGATATCCTGGATGATGCCCTAGCTCTCACTACTTCTCACCTGGAATCAATGGTTACTCAAGTAAGCCCTCAGCTTTCTGATGAAATACTTCATGCGTTGAATAGGCCAATCCGCAGAGGCTTACCAAGGCTGGAGGCAATCTATTACATCAACCTCTACTCACAAGATGATTCAAAGGATAAAGCAATATTACTAAAGTTTGCAAAACTAGATTTTTGTATGCTTCAAGGAATTCACCGCAAGGAGTTAAGTATCATCACAGA GTGGTGGAAAAATTTAGATGTTGAAATAAATCTGCCATATGCTAGAAACAGAGTTGTAGAATGCTATTTTTGGGCAATGGGAGTGTATTTTGAGCCTCGATACTCCTTTGCAAGAAAGATATTGTCCAAAGTAATTGCAATGGCATCCATTTTAGATGATACCTACGACGCCTATGGCATACTTGAAGAACTTGAGCTCTTTACAAATGCTATCAAAAG GTGGGATATTAGCAACATAGATGTACTTCCGAAGTACATGAAACTGATTTATCAAGGACTCTTGGATGTTTTTGGTGAAGCTGAGGAGGAAATCTCAAAGGAAGGACAGACATATTGCATGTCATATGTCATACAAGCG GTGAACAAAGTAGTCCAAGCCTACtttgaggaagccaagtggTGCAGTGAAGGTTATTTTCCAAAAGTGGAGGAGTATATGCAAGTTTCACTTGTGACAACTTGCTATCATATGCTGGCAACGGCTTCTTTTCTTGGCATGGGAAAGATTGCTGATAAGCAGGCCtttgaatggatctccaaTTACCTTAAAATTGTGAAAGCCTCCCAAGTTATTTGCAGACTTATGGATGATATAGTGTCTCATGAG tttgaacaaaaaagaaagcatGTTGCCTCGGGTATTGAATGTTACATGAAGCAGCATGGCGTCTCTGATGAAGAGGTAATTAAAGTATTCCGCAAAGAAATATCAAATGGATGGAAAGATATAAATGAAGGATTCCTGAAACCAACAGAAGTGGCAATGCCTCTCCTTGAGCGCATTCTCAATCTTGCACGGGTGATGGATGTTATTTACAAGGATGATGATGGCTACACCAACTCTTATGTGATCAAAGACTACATCACCACATTGCTTGAGAAGCCTGTTCCCTTTTGA